The Desulfovibrio fairfieldensis sequence CCCGAGTAGGTGTGTACAATATACCAGCGAGGCCGTTTGCTCAGCTCGGAGGCTTCATCGATGACGGGATCTTTCATAACAGCCTTCAGGACAGTATGGACTTGATCAGAGCCGACAGACCAAGGTCCACCAGCCCCAGGATAACGGCCATCACAGCCACGAAGCCCAAAACCGCCAGTGTGGCCTTGCGCGTTTCTTTCAGCGTGGGCCAGGTGACTTTGCGCAACTCGGCCTTGGAATCCTCCACGTAGCGCGAGAAGCGCACAAAAGGATTGGGGGCCTTGTCCGACTTGACGTCCGCGGTTTGCGCTTGTTTTTTTGCCATGGTGTGCTACCCGAGAGATAAAAAATGGCAGGGCAGGAGGGATTCGAACCCCCAACTTGCGGTTTTGGAGACCGCCGCTCTAGCCGTTAGAGCTACTGCCCTGCGTACCGTCCGGGGGGCTTGCGCCCCCCGCCGGAAAGTTTGTTACCTGGTTTCGCGATGCACGGTGTGCTTCTTGTCCCAGGGACAATATTTTTTCATTTCCAGCCGCCCGGTGGTGTTCTTCTTGTTCTTCCGAGTGCTGTAGTTACGCCGCTTGCATTCGGTGCAAGCCAGAATGATGTTGACTCTCATGGCTTACTCGATGATTTCGGTAACCACGCCGGAACCCACGGTGCGGCCGCCTTCACGGATGGCGAAACGCAGACCGGCTTCCATGGCGATGGGGGCGATCAGCTCCACAATGAACTGCGAGTTGTCGCCGGGCATGACCATTTCCACGCCTTCGGGCAGGGCGATGACGCCGGTGATGTCCGTGGTGCGGAAGTAGAACTGAGGACGATAGCCGGTGAAGAAGGGCGTATGACGGCCGCCTTCTTCCTTGGAGAGCACGTACACCTCAGCCTTGAACTTCTTGTGCGGCGTGATGGATTTGGGAGCCGCGAGCACCTGGCCGCGTTCCACGTCGTCACGCTTGGTGCCGCGCAGCAGGGCGCCGATATTGTCGCCGGCTTCGCCCTGGTCCAGCAGCTTGCGGAACATTTCCACGCCCGTGCAGGTGGTCTTCTGGGTGGGCTTGATACCCACGATTTCCACTTCGTCACCCACTTTGATGATGCCGCGTTCCACACGACCGGTCACCACGGTGCCGCGGCCGGAGATGGAAAACACGTCTTCGATGGGCATCAGGAAGGGCTTGTCGATGTCGCGCACGGGATCGGGGATAAAGCTGTCGCAAGCAGCCAGCAGCTCGCCGATGCACTTGGCTTCAGGCGCATTGGGATCGTCGCATTCCAGAGCCTTCAGGGCGGAACCGCGGATCACGGGCACGTCGTCGCCGGGGAAGTCATAGGAAGAGAGCAGCTCGCGCACTTCCAGTTCCACCAGTTCCAGCAGTTCCTCGTCGTCCACCAGGTCGCACTTGTTCAGGAAGACCACCAGCTGGGGCACGCCCACCTGGCGGGCGAGCAGGATGTGCTCACGGGTCTGGGGCATGGGGCCGTCGGTGGCCGCCACCACCAGGATACCGCCGTCCATCTGGGCGGCGCCGGTGATCATGTTCTTGATGTAGTCGGCGTGGCCGGGGCAGTCCACATGCGCGTAGTGGCGCTTGTCGGTTTCGTATTCCACGTGAGCGGTGGCAATGGTGATGCCGCGCTCTTTTTCTTCGGGGGCCTTGTCGATTTCGTCATAGGAAATGAAGCTGCCCTCGCCCTTCAGGCCGGCGATCTTGGTGATGGCGGCGGTCAGGGTGGTTTTGCCGTGGTCGATGTGGCCGATGGTGCCGATGTTTACATGGGGCTTCTTGCGTTCATATTTAGCTTTGCCCATTGTACGTCTCCCTGGAAAAAAATTGTTTGCGGTTGTACGTGCGCTACATTCCCGGAGCTCTGCCATTTCTGGTAGCGCCTGTTCCTCGCGTAACGGCAGGCTGGGGAAGCCGCTGAACGGCCTGAACCGATGCCCGCATTCAGTCCCTGGTCGCCAGGGAACGTGCATTGGCAGGAGGCAGACTGGGGGATTTTGATTTTGCAGGAAATGGAGCGGGAAACGGGATTCGAACCCGCAACCCTCAGCTTGGAAGGCTGATGCTCTAGCCGTTGAGCTATTCCCGCACGCCGGCGATGCTGTTGCTGTCCGTCAATCAAGTTGACGGCTACCGCACCGTAGTTCCCCGACAGTCACTCTGTCTCCTACAGCCAAGGCAGTTTGTAAAAACCAGCCACCGACCGCCTGAAAAAGTATGAGGCGGAAGGGGTGGTGGAGGGGGGTGGATTTGAACCACCGAAGTCTTACGACGACAGATTTACAGTCTGTTCCCTTTGGCCACTCGGGAACCCCTCCACACGTGCCGCAAAGGTCCGGCCCGTAAGCAGGCCTTTGTTCAGCTTTTTGTGGAGCTGGCGATGGGACTCGAACCCGCAACCTGCTGATTACAAATCAGCTGCTCTGCCAGTTGAGCTACGCCAGCGGCAAGATGGTGTCTTAAACGCTTCCGACGCTCTTGGCAAGTAAAAAATGCCTTTTCCACGATTTTTTTATAAAAAAGGCCGTAATTGCGCTTTGTCCGGAAGCAATGCACTTCATATTACACTTTCCTGGCCAAAGCGCAACGCTCCAGTCCGGCCAGATCGCGGCGCGTGGCGATGCCGACAAAAGCATCGCCCGCGGACAGCAGGTCCCGCACGGCCTTCCCCTGGGCCGCGCCGTGTTCCAGTAAAAGCAGGCCGCCGGGCCGGAGCAGACGGGCGGCCTGGGCAATGACGGCGCGCAGATGGGCCAGACCGGCTTCCGGTGAAAAAAGCGCGGAATGCGGCTCAAAGCGCAGTACTTCGTCCATGACCTGGCCGCGCTCGGCATCCGCGATGTAGGGCGGATTGCTGACCAGAAGATCGCAGGAGCCCGCAGCCAGGGGGATGGCGCGCAGATCCGCCCGCAGTGCGTCCAGGCGCGTGGCGGCTCCCAGCCGGGCGGCGTTGGCGCGGGCCACTTCCAGGGCCGGAGCGCTGAGTTCCAGCAACAGGCCGCACCAGCGCGGGCGTTCCAGGCAGAGGGTCACGCCGATGCAGCCCGAGCCAGCGCCCAGGTCCGCAAAGCGCAGCGGCTGTCCGGCGGGCAGCAGTTCCAGAGCCGTCTCCACCAGCAGTTCCGTTTCCGGACGGGGGATCAGGGTGTCCGGGGTGACCAGAAAAGTGCGGCCGAAAAATTCCCTGTCGCCGAGAATATGGGCCAGGGGTTCGCCCGTGGCCCGGCGGGCCGTGAGGGCTTCCAGGGTCCCGGCTTGGTCGGGCGTCAGCTCGCATTCCGCAGCCAGGACGCAGTGCAGACGGTCCAGACCCAGCACATGCCCGGCCAGCAGTTGCGCGCAAAGGCGGGGGCTGTCCACCCCCGCCTTTGTCAATCGCCGTGCGGCGTTCTGTTCATACTCCCGCAGGCGCACGCTTACGCCTCGGCGGGCCGTTCCGCGCGTCCGCGCCGTCCCGTGGCCGCGACGGCCGGACGGGCAGGACTTTTTTTGCGCGGCGCGGGCGGCGTTTTTTCGGTCAGGCCGTGCTTTTCACCGCCGCCGCGCTTGCCCTGAGTCTCAAAGACCAGGGGCGGGAGTTCGTCATAGTGGTGCACGGGGTGCACCGTGATGCGCTTGAGCAGCTCCCTGGGCACGTCTTCCAGATCTTTCACGTTCTGCTGCGGGATGATGACATGCTTCAGGCCACGGGCCACACCGGCCAGGATTTTTTCCTTGATGCCGCCCACGGGCAGCACCCGGCCCTGCAGGGTGATCTCGCCGGTCATGCAGAGGTCGGCCCGCACCCTGCGATTGCTGAGAGCCGAAATCAGGGCCGTGGTCAGGGTTACGCCCGCCGAAGGGCCGTCCTTGGGCGTGGCGCCCGCGGGCACATGCACATGGATGTCGTATTTGCTCACAAAGGAGGGGTCCACGCCCAGCTCTTCCGCGCGGCTGCGGATGTAGCTCAGGGCCGCCTGGGCGCTTTCTTTCATCACGTCGCCCAACTGGCCGGTGAGAGTCAGGCCGCCCTTGCCCTTCATGACGCTGGCCTCCACGGTCAGCACCTCGCCGCCGGCGGGGGTCCAGGCCAGGCCCAGGGCCATGCCGGGCATGAGTTCCTTTTCCTTCTCGTCTTCCACAAAGCGGGGCGCGCCGAGAAGCTTTTCCACGTCCTTGGGCTCCACCTTGAAGGGGCCTTTTTTGCCTTCGGCCTTGCGCCGGGCCAGCTTGCGACAGATGGACGCCAGTTCGCGTTCCAGGTTGCGGAGGCCCGCCTCGCGCGTGTATTCCTTGATCACCTTTTCCAGAGCCCCGTCGCTGAGCGCGATATCGCCTTCGGCCAGACCGTTTTCAGTGATTTTCTTGGGCAGCAGATGCTTGCGGGCGATCTCCACCTTTTCCTGCAGCGTGTAGCCGGGCAGGGAGATGACTTCCATGCGGTCGCGCAGGGCCGCGGGAATGGTTTCCAGGTGGTTGGCCGTGCACAGGAACATGACCTTGGACAAGTCAAAGGGCACGTTCAGGTAGTGGTCGCTGAAGGTGTGGTTCTGTTCCGGGTCCAGCACTTCCAGGAGAGCCGAGGAAGGGTCGCCCCGGAAATCCGTGCCCAGCTTGTCCACTTCGTCCAGCACAATGACCGGATTGCGGGTACCGGCCTGCTTGATGGCCTGGATGATCCGCCCGGGCATGGCCCCGATGTAAGTGCGCCGGTGGCCGCGGATTTCGGCCTCGTCGTGCATGCCGCCCAGAGACAGCCGCTGGAACTTACGGCCCAGCGCCCGCGCGATGGAGCGGCCCAGCGAGGTTTTGCCCACGCCGGGAGGGCCGGCAAAGCAGAGGATCGGGCCTTTGGACTGCGGATTGAGCTTGCGCACACTGAGGAATTCCAGAATGCGGTCCTTGATCTTGTCCAGACCGCAATGGTCCTCGTCCAGAATTTCCTTGGCGTGGGCGATGTCCAGACGGTCACGCGAGAGCTTTTTCCAAGGCAGATCCACCAGCCAGTCCAGATAGGTGCGCACCACGTTGGCTTCCGAGGAGTCGGCGTGCATGCCGGACAGGCGACGCAACTGCTTGTCCGCCTCCTGGCGCACGTCCTTGGGCAGGCCGGCCTTGTCCAGGGCCTTTTTCAGGCTTTCCAGGTCGTCCTCGCCCTCGGACTCGTTTTCGCCCAGCTCCTGGCGGATGGCCTTGAGCTGCTCGCGCAGGAAATAATCCTTCTGGGCCTTGTCCATGCCTTCGCGGGCCGAACTCTGGATGCGGGCCTGCACCGTGGCGACTTCCACTTCGCGCTGAAGTTGGGTGTTGACCAAAGTGAGGCGTTCCAGCGGATTTTCCGCCTCCAGGATGCGCTGGGCGTCCGCGATCTTCATGCGCATATTGGCGGCGATAAGATCCGCCAGACGGCCCGGATCCTCCACGCCCTGCAACACGGCCAGCACGTCCGGCGAGGACAGGCCGCGCAGGGTGAGCACCTTTTCGCTCTGCTCGCGCGCGGAGCGCAAGAGCGCTTCCACCGTGGCGTCGATCTGGGGAGCGACTTCGGGCAGAGTTTCAATGCGCGCTTCCAGATAGGGGTCCACCTGGCTGTAGCCGGTGACCCGCGCGCGGCTTACGCCCTGCACCAGAATTTTCACCCGCGAGTCCGGCATCTTGAGCATGCGCATGACCTGGACCACGGTGCCCACATTATAAAGGTCCGCGGGCGCGGGATCGTCGGTGCTTTCCTCGCGCTGGGCGCAGACCAGCAGATGCCGTCCGTTTTTCAGGGCGGATTCCACGGCCTGCACGGATTTTTCGCGGCCGATGAACAGCGGCAGGATCATATAATTGAATATGACCACGTCGCGCACCGGCAGCACGGGCAACACGTCGGGAATGCCCTGGGCAGCGGCGTTGAGATTGTTTTCGTTCAGCAGATCCTGCACGGGCGCTTCTTCCTGTTTCGCATGAACGTCGTTGTCGACGGCGGGCTCGGCGGCGCCAAGCCCTTGTTCCCCATGAAGCGGATGATCTTTTTCTTTGTAGTCAGCCATATATATTCTCCCTGACTGCCTTGGAGCAGTAAAATTCGTAGTCTTTGCTCGGTTGCGCCGGGAACGCGGTTCGTCTGTGTTCTTTTACAGCGGTGAACACGTAAGGCTCTAAAGGGGCTTGTTTTGCGTTATGCTGTAGCAGATTCCCTCGGTGACGATGACATGGTCCAGAAAGCGCAGGCCCATGCGCGGGGCCAGCCGTTGCAGTTCTTCGGTCAGCATAAGGTCCGGCTTGGAAGGGCCCGGACTGCCGCCGGGGTGGTTGTGGGCCAGAATGATGCCGCTGGCCTTGTGCGTGAGTGCCGTCTCAAGCACATCTCTGGGCTGCACGGGCACTGAGTTGATGCCTCCGCGCCGTAGGCGTTCCCAGGCGATCAGTCCGTTTTGCGCGTCCACCAGGGCCAACCAGCATTCTTCATGCGGACACCCGGCCAGGCGGCTTTGAGCCATGCGGGCCACTGCATCCGGCGTAGCCATGATTTCGCGTTTACGCACCGCCGAGGTTGCGTGACGGGCCAGTACTTCACGCAGAACCCGCCAGAGGGCCATGAGCCCCGGCCCGAAGCCGGGCACCTGCAATAATTCATCCGGCCTGGCGTCCAGCGCGCCCCGAATGCTGCCGAAACGCCGCAGCAATTCCTTAGCCAGCGGTTTGGTGTCTTTGCGCGTGAGCCCGTAACCAAGCAAAAGCTCCAGCACCTCATAATCCGCCACGGCCAGAGGCTCGCGCTCAAGACGTTCACGCACGCGGGCTCGGTGCCCACTGTGCGGCGAGGTGGTGGAGACAGTCTTTGCTGACATAAAGTAAGCAGTCTCAGCTGAGATGCAAGGGGGCGAATTTCAGGGGAGTTATTCTTAGCCGATTTTCGATGAAAAGTAAAAGAAAAGAAGCCGGATATGGCCCGGGAAAAAGCCTCCGCGCAGCGTGCCGCCTGGCGGCACAAAAGCAGAGGCAAGGAGTCGCCCCCTTGCCTCACAGCTTAGCCCATCCAAGGACGCGAGTCCTTTGTGGGAGAGAGGAAAAAAGCCGATCTTTTTCCCCCTCAATATGCGGCGGCCGCGCTCCTGGTCACTGGCCGCCCGATTCTCTGTCCGGCGTTTTGGGGCCGGGCCGGAAAATGCCGGGTATGCGGGAAAGGTCCACGGGCTGCGGAATCTGCAGGCCCAGCCGGAACCGGGCATTGATGCAGATGGGGCCGCAGAGGTTCAGCTTCACCGTTCCCGGCTGGTCCGCCGGTCTGGACACCGTGACGAGCACCGTGGCCTCCTCCTTGCTCTCAAGGCCGAGCAGCGCCAGTTCGGCCTCGCCCACCTGAATGGGATAGGAGTCCAGAAAACTGTAAGGATCAGCCACCATCAGACCCACGGCCGGGGTC is a genomic window containing:
- the secE gene encoding preprotein translocase subunit SecE encodes the protein MAKKQAQTADVKSDKAPNPFVRFSRYVEDSKAELRKVTWPTLKETRKATLAVLGFVAVMAVILGLVDLGLSALIKSILS
- the fliW gene encoding flagellar assembly protein FliW, coding for MGNNTQLAINTRIGPREIDPDRIIHFPCGLVGLESEREFALLQIHQDWPLLILQSATTPAVGLMVADPYSFLDSYPIQVGEAELALLGLESKEEATVLVTVSRPADQPGTVKLNLCGPICINARFRLGLQIPQPVDLSRIPGIFRPGPKTPDRESGGQ
- the tuf gene encoding elongation factor Tu; protein product: MGKAKYERKKPHVNIGTIGHIDHGKTTLTAAITKIAGLKGEGSFISYDEIDKAPEEKERGITIATAHVEYETDKRHYAHVDCPGHADYIKNMITGAAQMDGGILVVAATDGPMPQTREHILLARQVGVPQLVVFLNKCDLVDDEELLELVELEVRELLSSYDFPGDDVPVIRGSALKALECDDPNAPEAKCIGELLAACDSFIPDPVRDIDKPFLMPIEDVFSISGRGTVVTGRVERGIIKVGDEVEIVGIKPTQKTTCTGVEMFRKLLDQGEAGDNIGALLRGTKRDDVERGQVLAAPKSITPHKKFKAEVYVLSKEEGGRHTPFFTGYRPQFYFRTTDITGVIALPEGVEMVMPGDNSQFIVELIAPIAMEAGLRFAIREGGRTVGSGVVTEIIE
- the rpmG gene encoding 50S ribosomal protein L33 — its product is MRVNIILACTECKRRNYSTRKNKKNTTGRLEMKKYCPWDKKHTVHRETR
- the prmC gene encoding peptide chain release factor N(5)-glutamine methyltransferase, encoding MDSPRLCAQLLAGHVLGLDRLHCVLAAECELTPDQAGTLEALTARRATGEPLAHILGDREFFGRTFLVTPDTLIPRPETELLVETALELLPAGQPLRFADLGAGSGCIGVTLCLERPRWCGLLLELSAPALEVARANAARLGAATRLDALRADLRAIPLAAGSCDLLVSNPPYIADAERGQVMDEVLRFEPHSALFSPEAGLAHLRAVIAQAARLLRPGGLLLLEHGAAQGKAVRDLLSAGDAFVGIATRRDLAGLERCALARKV
- a CDS encoding JAB domain-containing protein: MSAKTVSTTSPHSGHRARVRERLEREPLAVADYEVLELLLGYGLTRKDTKPLAKELLRRFGSIRGALDARPDELLQVPGFGPGLMALWRVLREVLARHATSAVRKREIMATPDAVARMAQSRLAGCPHEECWLALVDAQNGLIAWERLRRGGINSVPVQPRDVLETALTHKASGIILAHNHPGGSPGPSKPDLMLTEELQRLAPRMGLRFLDHVIVTEGICYSITQNKPL
- the lon gene encoding endopeptidase La, which translates into the protein MADYKEKDHPLHGEQGLGAAEPAVDNDVHAKQEEAPVQDLLNENNLNAAAQGIPDVLPVLPVRDVVIFNYMILPLFIGREKSVQAVESALKNGRHLLVCAQREESTDDPAPADLYNVGTVVQVMRMLKMPDSRVKILVQGVSRARVTGYSQVDPYLEARIETLPEVAPQIDATVEALLRSAREQSEKVLTLRGLSSPDVLAVLQGVEDPGRLADLIAANMRMKIADAQRILEAENPLERLTLVNTQLQREVEVATVQARIQSSAREGMDKAQKDYFLREQLKAIRQELGENESEGEDDLESLKKALDKAGLPKDVRQEADKQLRRLSGMHADSSEANVVRTYLDWLVDLPWKKLSRDRLDIAHAKEILDEDHCGLDKIKDRILEFLSVRKLNPQSKGPILCFAGPPGVGKTSLGRSIARALGRKFQRLSLGGMHDEAEIRGHRRTYIGAMPGRIIQAIKQAGTRNPVIVLDEVDKLGTDFRGDPSSALLEVLDPEQNHTFSDHYLNVPFDLSKVMFLCTANHLETIPAALRDRMEVISLPGYTLQEKVEIARKHLLPKKITENGLAEGDIALSDGALEKVIKEYTREAGLRNLERELASICRKLARRKAEGKKGPFKVEPKDVEKLLGAPRFVEDEKEKELMPGMALGLAWTPAGGEVLTVEASVMKGKGGLTLTGQLGDVMKESAQAALSYIRSRAEELGVDPSFVSKYDIHVHVPAGATPKDGPSAGVTLTTALISALSNRRVRADLCMTGEITLQGRVLPVGGIKEKILAGVARGLKHVIIPQQNVKDLEDVPRELLKRITVHPVHHYDELPPLVFETQGKRGGGEKHGLTEKTPPAPRKKSPARPAVAATGRRGRAERPAEA